From a region of the uncultured Desulfatiglans sp. genome:
- a CDS encoding IstA5 (fragment) yields MNAFRFFNGVPREILTDNMLTAVLEREGSLIRFNEAFLEFLRPFGITPRACNPRQPQEKGKVEKGVIVHYIRHNFWPLREFVDLTDLQRQAGHWRDTLANCRLHATTAQRPVDRALQEQLRPLPDFLPDCRESAVLKVHTDFCIHFDANTYTTPPWAVGKQVVVKADQQTLSIYLKEKLIATHQRSWERKQRIELPEHREAVLKGMRRQWQSEEVALFASLGEDARIYLEHMAAARLPLRKNVGKLLVLKDRYGLVPFLASLQKALINKAFGAHYIENILVQDHTPTKDHPPLQLKEERLNRIRLEEPNLAEFDAFVLRKGK; encoded by the coding sequence TTGAACGCCTTTCGTTTCTTTAACGGGGTCCCAAGAGAAATCCTCACCGACAATATGCTCACCGCCGTGCTCGAACGGGAAGGATCCCTCATCCGCTTCAACGAAGCCTTTCTGGAGTTCCTCCGTCCTTTCGGTATCACCCCGAGGGCCTGCAACCCCCGCCAGCCTCAGGAAAAAGGCAAGGTCGAAAAGGGCGTTATTGTCCACTATATCCGCCATAACTTCTGGCCCCTGCGCGAGTTCGTCGATCTCACCGACTTGCAGCGCCAGGCCGGTCACTGGCGCGATACCCTCGCCAACTGCCGGCTGCATGCCACCACCGCTCAGAGGCCTGTCGATCGAGCCCTGCAGGAGCAACTCAGGCCTTTGCCCGACTTCCTTCCCGATTGCCGTGAATCAGCCGTGCTCAAGGTCCACACCGATTTTTGCATTCACTTCGATGCCAACACCTACACCACTCCGCCCTGGGCCGTCGGCAAACAGGTCGTGGTCAAGGCCGATCAGCAAACCCTCAGCATCTATCTCAAGGAAAAACTGATCGCCACCCATCAGCGCTCCTGGGAACGGAAACAGCGCATCGAACTCCCGGAGCACCGTGAAGCGGTCTTAAAAGGCATGCGCAGGCAGTGGCAATCCGAAGAAGTGGCCCTCTTCGCCTCCCTGGGCGAAGATGCCAGGATCTACCTCGAACATATGGCTGCAGCCCGCCTTCCCCTCAGGAAGAATGTGGGCAAACTCCTGGTTCTCAAAGACCGCTACGGGTTGGTCCCTTTCCTGGCATCTCTTCAAAAAGCACTGATCAACAAGGCCTTCGGCGCTCATTACATCGAAAACATCCTCGTCCAGGACCACACCCCCACCAAAGACCACCCGCCCCTCCAGCTCAAAGAAGAGCGCCTGAACCGCATCCGCCTCGAAGAACCCAACCTGGCCGAGTTCGACGCCTTTGTGCTCAGAAAGGGGAAATAG
- a CDS encoding conserved hypothetical protein (Evidence 4 : Unknown function but conserved in other organisms): MVKYIHERPEWPKFHWDTGALADRLAAVRHRQGRLIGRMETLGFSLRDEAVLETLTRDVLTSSEIEGEVLDPAQVRSSIARRLGMDVAGLVRADRDVEGVVEMMLDATQKFEGPLTVERLFAWHASLFPTGRSGMTWIRVGAWRDDSAGPMQVVSGPFGREQVHYQAPDAERLDRETKLFLEWFNAEQRIDPVLKSGIAHLWFVSIHPFDDGNGRIARAIADMALARSEGSSKRFYSLSAQIRHERDIYYNELERVQKGDLDITEWLRWYLDCLDRAIEGAEVILGNVLKKARFWECYAKVTFNDRQKDILMHLLEGFKGKLTTSRYAKIENCSQDTALRDIKELLGLGILQKDIGGGRSTSYSLVEP, encoded by the coding sequence ATGGTGAAATATATACACGAACGGCCCGAATGGCCGAAATTTCACTGGGATACCGGGGCGTTGGCAGATCGATTGGCTGCCGTTCGGCATCGGCAGGGGCGGTTGATCGGACGAATGGAAACCCTTGGTTTTTCTTTGCGGGATGAAGCCGTCCTTGAAACCCTTACCCGGGATGTCCTCACATCCAGTGAAATTGAAGGTGAAGTGCTGGATCCGGCCCAGGTACGCTCTTCGATCGCGCGGCGTTTGGGTATGGACGTCGCCGGGCTGGTTCGGGCGGATCGGGATGTCGAGGGCGTTGTCGAGATGATGCTCGATGCAACCCAGAAATTCGAGGGACCCTTGACCGTCGAGCGCCTGTTCGCCTGGCATGCTTCGCTGTTTCCAACAGGGCGGAGTGGCATGACGTGGATCCGTGTCGGCGCATGGCGGGATGACAGCGCCGGACCTATGCAAGTTGTTTCCGGTCCTTTTGGCAGAGAACAAGTCCACTATCAGGCTCCCGATGCCGAGCGTCTCGACCGTGAAACGAAACTCTTTCTTGAGTGGTTCAACGCGGAGCAAAGGATCGATCCCGTTCTGAAATCAGGAATCGCCCACTTGTGGTTCGTGTCGATCCACCCGTTTGACGATGGGAACGGCCGCATCGCACGGGCCATTGCCGATATGGCTCTGGCTCGATCAGAGGGGAGTTCGAAGCGCTTCTACAGCCTGTCAGCGCAAATCCGGCACGAACGAGACATATATTACAACGAACTGGAACGAGTGCAGAAAGGGGATCTTGATATCACGGAATGGTTGCGCTGGTATCTGGACTGTCTGGATCGTGCTATCGAGGGGGCCGAGGTGATCCTAGGCAACGTGCTCAAAAAAGCACGTTTCTGGGAATGTTATGCCAAGGTGACGTTCAACGACCGGCAGAAAGATATTCTGATGCATCTATTGGAGGGCTTTAAAGGCAAGCTGACCACCTCGAGATACGCTAAAATCGAGAACTGTTCTCAGGATACGGCTTTGCGTGACATCAAAGAGCTTCTAGGGTTGGGCATTCTGCAAAAAGATATTGGAGGCGGCCGGAGCACGAGTTATTCGCTGGTAGAGCCGTAA
- a CDS encoding conserved hypothetical protein (Evidence 4 : Unknown function but conserved in other organisms) — protein sequence MSVSIEVVSQDLKALKLSVMAAHLEGVLEQARQKNLGILDILKRLLDAEQEERWKNAVSRRFSQSGITERVSIDQFDFHHHKSREDQKTKILELLNLDFIEKKQDVIFIGNPGTGKTMLAKCIATSACNANLKVLFTSAIDMINQLVAAELDRSLIRKLRQYQTPDLLVCDELGYLPLGSQGSNLFFQVISQRHTQRSTILSTNLPFAQWGKVFDSNTVASAIADRLVYNSEIIILGGTSYRRKHK from the coding sequence ATGTCCGTGTCCATCGAGGTCGTTTCTCAGGACCTCAAGGCCCTCAAGCTCTCCGTAATGGCTGCCCATCTCGAGGGTGTCCTCGAGCAGGCTCGGCAGAAAAACCTCGGCATCCTGGACATCCTCAAGCGTCTGTTGGATGCAGAACAGGAGGAGCGGTGGAAAAACGCCGTCAGCCGACGCTTCTCACAATCCGGCATCACGGAAAGAGTGAGCATCGATCAGTTTGACTTCCACCACCACAAATCCCGCGAGGATCAGAAAACCAAAATCCTCGAACTCCTCAACCTCGACTTCATCGAAAAAAAGCAGGATGTCATCTTCATCGGCAACCCGGGCACCGGGAAAACCATGTTGGCCAAATGCATCGCCACCTCAGCGTGCAATGCCAACCTCAAGGTCCTCTTCACCAGCGCCATCGACATGATCAACCAGCTGGTCGCCGCCGAGCTCGACCGGTCGCTCATCAGAAAGCTTCGGCAATACCAGACCCCGGATCTGCTCGTTTGTGACGAGCTTGGTTATCTTCCGCTTGGCTCACAGGGTTCGAACCTCTTCTTCCAGGTCATCAGTCAAAGGCATACCCAGAGGTCAACAATCCTCTCCACCAATCTGCCTTTTGCTCAATGGGGGAAGGTCTTCGATTCCAACACGGTAGCCTCCGCGATCGCTGACCGGCTCGTCTACAACTCGGAGATCATCATCCTCGGAGGAACAAGTTATCGAAGAAAGCACAAATAG
- a CDS encoding transposase, with the protein MPKKCLLKCSIYNHQGYFLLTCRTQLYIVGAMAHLHKKIKKGNAYYYVRETQRIDGKPTVVNQVYLGSADKILSVFMAKESGFPSRISSKEFGSLFALIEIDKPLDLAGIVDDAVPAKRKRQAPSTGELMLYAVINRAIAPMSKRRMSEWYGATDIQQIRPVNLDALTAQNFWNHWDRIGEHELTRIMDRFFTKVRTLSHGEEEHFLFDTTNYYTYLSSRTPSTLAKRGHNKAGKHYLRQVGLALITERSSSMPFYASLYPGNQHDSRFFRLHLDEIVARLRTAGTASGDITLIFDKGMNAEEAVQRIDEDEKLHFITSYSPYFAPELAAVPLSQFRLLPCEVNDRLLAAGQAKDQILYHETTASFWGRERKVVMTFNPRTFRKKRYDLKEKLNRLREDLFTLRRAYREGHPHSRSPEAIRERYEKICASLHLSPALFNLSFFTEDSLPAMGFELNRYQVDATIKRMAKSILVTDHHTWTAQEVYSAYRDRHLIENQFRKTKHPFQIAFMPQYHWTDSKIRIHAFVCIAALVYLTLLERSLRAHGLKMSAAEAVRHLRDLRTALFWLPGAKKPGRRLEEPTSQQIAVLDALGFAIQDGRVLQKQ; encoded by the coding sequence ATGCCGAAAAAATGCCTTCTCAAATGCAGCATATATAACCATCAGGGATATTTTCTCTTGACATGTAGGACCCAACTCTATATAGTGGGTGCCATGGCGCACCTCCACAAGAAAATCAAGAAAGGCAACGCCTACTACTACGTGCGTGAGACCCAACGCATCGATGGCAAACCCACCGTTGTCAACCAGGTGTATCTCGGCTCCGCCGACAAAATCCTCTCCGTCTTTATGGCCAAAGAGAGTGGGTTCCCCAGCCGGATTTCCTCGAAAGAGTTCGGATCGCTTTTTGCCCTGATTGAAATCGATAAGCCTTTGGACCTCGCCGGCATTGTCGACGACGCCGTCCCTGCAAAAAGGAAGAGGCAGGCGCCTTCCACCGGGGAGTTGATGCTTTATGCCGTCATCAATCGCGCCATTGCCCCCATGAGCAAACGCAGGATGTCCGAATGGTATGGCGCAACCGATATTCAGCAGATCCGTCCTGTAAACCTCGATGCCCTCACCGCCCAAAACTTCTGGAACCACTGGGATCGTATCGGTGAGCATGAGCTTACCCGCATCATGGACCGGTTTTTCACTAAGGTCCGCACGCTTTCCCACGGCGAGGAAGAACACTTCCTTTTCGACACCACAAATTACTATACCTACCTGAGTTCCCGCACCCCTTCCACGCTCGCCAAGCGTGGCCACAACAAAGCCGGGAAGCACTATTTACGACAGGTAGGGCTGGCGCTCATCACGGAACGGTCGAGTTCCATGCCCTTTTACGCTTCTCTCTATCCAGGCAACCAGCACGATTCGCGGTTTTTCCGCCTCCATCTCGACGAGATCGTCGCCCGCCTCAGGACTGCCGGGACGGCATCGGGAGACATCACCTTGATCTTCGACAAAGGGATGAACGCCGAGGAAGCCGTCCAACGGATTGACGAGGACGAAAAACTGCACTTCATCACATCCTATTCCCCGTATTTTGCGCCGGAATTGGCCGCCGTTCCTCTTTCGCAGTTCCGGCTCCTGCCCTGCGAAGTGAACGACAGGCTTCTGGCAGCGGGGCAAGCGAAAGACCAGATCCTGTACCATGAAACGACCGCGTCTTTCTGGGGCCGCGAGCGCAAGGTCGTCATGACCTTCAATCCGAGGACCTTTCGAAAGAAACGCTATGATCTGAAGGAGAAACTCAACCGCCTTCGCGAAGACCTTTTCACGCTGCGCCGGGCTTATAGAGAGGGGCATCCCCACTCCCGCTCTCCGGAGGCGATCAGGGAGCGGTACGAGAAAATATGTGCATCACTGCACCTGAGCCCGGCACTGTTCAACCTGAGCTTCTTCACGGAGGATTCTCTTCCTGCCATGGGCTTTGAACTCAACCGCTACCAAGTGGACGCCACGATCAAAAGAATGGCAAAAAGCATCCTGGTCACGGACCATCATACGTGGACTGCCCAGGAGGTATACTCGGCCTACAGAGATCGGCATCTCATCGAGAACCAATTCCGGAAGACAAAACATCCTTTTCAAATCGCATTCATGCCCCAATACCATTGGACCGATTCCAAGATACGGATCCACGCCTTTGTTTGCATTGCCGCTCTGGTCTATCTCACGCTTCTGGAGCGCTCGCTTCGCGCCCATGGACTCAAGATGTCCGCCGCAGAGGCGGTGCGCCATCTCCGTGATTTGCGGACGGCCCTCTTCTGGCTTCCCGGCGCGAAGAAACCCGGACGGAGGTTGGAAGAGCCCACATCTCAGCAAATAGCTGTTCTGGATGCTCTCGGCTTCGCGATCCAGGACGGTAGGGTCCTACAGAAGCAGTAG
- a CDS encoding hypothetical protein (Evidence 5 : Unknown function) — translation MWILFAGSTLRFSISRANLSGLQRLDPIFSAYFAENMVAFAVKGDHNIRKRCGDYGEIYTRTARMAEISLGYRGVGRSIGCRSASAGAVDRTNGNPWFFFAG, via the coding sequence GTGTGGATCCTCTTCGCTGGGTCCACTCTTCGGTTTTCGATCTCTCGTGCGAACCTGTCCGGTCTGCAGCGATTAGATCCTATATTCTCTGCATATTTTGCGGAGAATATGGTTGCCTTTGCGGTGAAGGGCGATCATAATATCCGCAAGAGGTGCGGCGATTATGGTGAAATATATACACGAACGGCCCGAATGGCCGAAATTTCACTGGGATACCGGGGCGTTGGCAGATCGATTGGCTGCCGTTCGGCATCGGCAGGGGCGGTTGATCGGACGAATGGAAACCCTTGGTTTTTCTTTGCGGGATGA